One genomic window of Coffea eugenioides isolate CCC68of chromosome 1, Ceug_1.0, whole genome shotgun sequence includes the following:
- the LOC113749276 gene encoding protein FAR1-RELATED SEQUENCE 5-like isoform X3 translates to MDLDKEDRNREEENNSEGKEGEDVVGEGNAEELDANDVMDVDGNTGQLKDSEVLEPYVGMEFESEDAARKFYIDYAKKVGFVVRIMQRRRSETDGRTLARRLGCNKQGFSPNNQGSVASGKRPRCSAREGCKATILVKMEKSGKWVVTRFVKDHNHPLIISARGVSNGVRFLPNVDKDKKIEQLTLELQRQDQLCTAYRNKLLNFLASVEEQGEHLSSKINGVIENVKKIEAEIQKSSGH, encoded by the exons A TGGATTTGGACAAGGAAGATAGGAACAGAGAGGAAGAGAACAACAGTGAAGGGAAAGAAGGGGAAGATGTTGTAGGCGAAGGAAACGCTGAAGAGTTGGATGCAAATGATGTCATGGATGTTGATGGCAACACAGGTCAGTTAAAAGATAGTGAAGTTCTTGAACCTTATGTAGGTATGGAATTTGAATCAGAAGATGCTGCCAGGAAATTTTACATTGACTATGCCAAGAAGGTGGGGTTTGTCGTGCGTATTATGCAGCGTCGTCGCTCAGAAACTGATGGTAGAACTCTTGCTCGTCGTCTTGGATGTAATAAGCAGGGGTTTTCTCCTAATAACCAAGGTTCAGTTGCATCAGGTAAAAGGCCTAGGTGTAGTGCACGTGAAGGTTGCAAGGCTACAATTCTGGTTAAGATGGAGAAGTCAGGAAAATGGGTTGTGACAAGATTTGTGAAGGATCATAACCATCCACTCATCATCAGTGCTCGCGGAGTTAGTAATGGAGTGAGATTTCTTCCAAAT GTTGACAAGGATAAGAAGATTGAGCAGCTTACTCTGGAGTTGCAGCGTCAAGACCAGCTTTGTACAGCATACAGAAACAAGTTACTCAACTTTTTGGCCAGTGTTGAGGAGCAAGGTGAGCACCTGTCTTCAAAAATTAATGGTGTTATCGAAAATGTGAAGAAGATTGAAGCTGAGATACAGAAATCATCAGGCCATTGA
- the LOC113749276 gene encoding protein FAR1-RELATED SEQUENCE 5-like isoform X4, translating to MSPAELIAYVDLDKEDRNREEENNSEGKEGEDVVGEGNAEELDANDVMDVDGNTGQLKDSEVLEPYVGMEFESEDAARKFYIDYAKKVGFVVRIMQRRRSETDGKRPRCSAREGCKATILVKMEKSGKWVVTRFVKDHNHPLIISARGVSNGVRFLPNVDKDKKIEQLTLELQRQDQLCTAYRNKLLNFLASVEEQGEHLSSKINGVIENVKKIEAEIQKSSGH from the exons ATGTCCCCTGCGGAACTCATAGCTTATG TGGATTTGGACAAGGAAGATAGGAACAGAGAGGAAGAGAACAACAGTGAAGGGAAAGAAGGGGAAGATGTTGTAGGCGAAGGAAACGCTGAAGAGTTGGATGCAAATGATGTCATGGATGTTGATGGCAACACAGGTCAGTTAAAAGATAGTGAAGTTCTTGAACCTTATGTAGGTATGGAATTTGAATCAGAAGATGCTGCCAGGAAATTTTACATTGACTATGCCAAGAAGGTGGGGTTTGTCGTGCGTATTATGCAGCGTCGTCGCTCAGAAACTGATG GTAAAAGGCCTAGGTGTAGTGCACGTGAAGGTTGCAAGGCTACAATTCTGGTTAAGATGGAGAAGTCAGGAAAATGGGTTGTGACAAGATTTGTGAAGGATCATAACCATCCACTCATCATCAGTGCTCGCGGAGTTAGTAATGGAGTGAGATTTCTTCCAAAT GTTGACAAGGATAAGAAGATTGAGCAGCTTACTCTGGAGTTGCAGCGTCAAGACCAGCTTTGTACAGCATACAGAAACAAGTTACTCAACTTTTTGGCCAGTGTTGAGGAGCAAGGTGAGCACCTGTCTTCAAAAATTAATGGTGTTATCGAAAATGTGAAGAAGATTGAAGCTGAGATACAGAAATCATCAGGCCATTGA
- the LOC113749276 gene encoding protein FAR1-RELATED SEQUENCE 5-like isoform X2, producing the protein MSPAELIAYVDLDKEDRNREEENNSEGKEGEDVVGEGNAEELDANDVMDVDGNTGQLKDSEVLEPYVGMEFESEDAARKFYIDYAKKVGFVVRIMQRRRSETDGRTLARRLGCNKQGFSPNNQGSVASGKRPRCSAREGCKATILVKMEKSGKWVVTRFVKDHNHPLIISARGVSNGVDKDKKIEQLTLELQRQDQLCTAYRNKLLNFLASVEEQGEHLSSKINGVIENVKKIEAEIQKSSGH; encoded by the exons ATGTCCCCTGCGGAACTCATAGCTTATG TGGATTTGGACAAGGAAGATAGGAACAGAGAGGAAGAGAACAACAGTGAAGGGAAAGAAGGGGAAGATGTTGTAGGCGAAGGAAACGCTGAAGAGTTGGATGCAAATGATGTCATGGATGTTGATGGCAACACAGGTCAGTTAAAAGATAGTGAAGTTCTTGAACCTTATGTAGGTATGGAATTTGAATCAGAAGATGCTGCCAGGAAATTTTACATTGACTATGCCAAGAAGGTGGGGTTTGTCGTGCGTATTATGCAGCGTCGTCGCTCAGAAACTGATGGTAGAACTCTTGCTCGTCGTCTTGGATGTAATAAGCAGGGGTTTTCTCCTAATAACCAAGGTTCAGTTGCATCAGGTAAAAGGCCTAGGTGTAGTGCACGTGAAGGTTGCAAGGCTACAATTCTGGTTAAGATGGAGAAGTCAGGAAAATGGGTTGTGACAAGATTTGTGAAGGATCATAACCATCCACTCATCATCAGTGCTCGCGGAGTTAGTAATGGA GTTGACAAGGATAAGAAGATTGAGCAGCTTACTCTGGAGTTGCAGCGTCAAGACCAGCTTTGTACAGCATACAGAAACAAGTTACTCAACTTTTTGGCCAGTGTTGAGGAGCAAGGTGAGCACCTGTCTTCAAAAATTAATGGTGTTATCGAAAATGTGAAGAAGATTGAAGCTGAGATACAGAAATCATCAGGCCATTGA
- the LOC113749276 gene encoding protein FAR1-RELATED SEQUENCE 5-like isoform X1, translating into MSPAELIAYVDLDKEDRNREEENNSEGKEGEDVVGEGNAEELDANDVMDVDGNTGQLKDSEVLEPYVGMEFESEDAARKFYIDYAKKVGFVVRIMQRRRSETDGRTLARRLGCNKQGFSPNNQGSVASGKRPRCSAREGCKATILVKMEKSGKWVVTRFVKDHNHPLIISARGVSNGVRFLPNVDKDKKIEQLTLELQRQDQLCTAYRNKLLNFLASVEEQGEHLSSKINGVIENVKKIEAEIQKSSGH; encoded by the exons ATGTCCCCTGCGGAACTCATAGCTTATG TGGATTTGGACAAGGAAGATAGGAACAGAGAGGAAGAGAACAACAGTGAAGGGAAAGAAGGGGAAGATGTTGTAGGCGAAGGAAACGCTGAAGAGTTGGATGCAAATGATGTCATGGATGTTGATGGCAACACAGGTCAGTTAAAAGATAGTGAAGTTCTTGAACCTTATGTAGGTATGGAATTTGAATCAGAAGATGCTGCCAGGAAATTTTACATTGACTATGCCAAGAAGGTGGGGTTTGTCGTGCGTATTATGCAGCGTCGTCGCTCAGAAACTGATGGTAGAACTCTTGCTCGTCGTCTTGGATGTAATAAGCAGGGGTTTTCTCCTAATAACCAAGGTTCAGTTGCATCAGGTAAAAGGCCTAGGTGTAGTGCACGTGAAGGTTGCAAGGCTACAATTCTGGTTAAGATGGAGAAGTCAGGAAAATGGGTTGTGACAAGATTTGTGAAGGATCATAACCATCCACTCATCATCAGTGCTCGCGGAGTTAGTAATGGAGTGAGATTTCTTCCAAAT GTTGACAAGGATAAGAAGATTGAGCAGCTTACTCTGGAGTTGCAGCGTCAAGACCAGCTTTGTACAGCATACAGAAACAAGTTACTCAACTTTTTGGCCAGTGTTGAGGAGCAAGGTGAGCACCTGTCTTCAAAAATTAATGGTGTTATCGAAAATGTGAAGAAGATTGAAGCTGAGATACAGAAATCATCAGGCCATTGA